The Coffea arabica cultivar ET-39 chromosome 3c, Coffea Arabica ET-39 HiFi, whole genome shotgun sequence genome contains a region encoding:
- the LOC113734688 gene encoding uncharacterized protein isoform X1, which produces MGSFKIITIFYLVVIVFPSFHPKCGASASAEEAAALLKWKARFLNQNNSFLTSWNLQSGNAKNSSVLPCTWSGISCIDGSVNRLNLSDWSIKGSLYDFPFSSLPNLEYLDLSFNQIFGSIPKQIGNLSELIYLDFWANELSGKIPPEICNLRNLTHLGFASNQLSGPIPVVMGNLISLQFLHLEQNNLTDAIPKSIGNLTNLIELYLYENQFSSSISKEIGDLKFLTDMELGENQLNGSIPSSIGNLSNLEALELYNNQFFGSIPATFGNLNRLVNLDLSSNQLLGSIPVSIGNFSNLRILFLRENQFSGTIPQELGNLNKLVVLELDHNQFFGPLPKLLCQSGMLQNITVSGNMLTGPIPRSLKNCSSLLRARFDGNRFQGNLLEMFGIYPFLDFIDLSNNEFYGELSRNWGKCKLLKTLLVAENNITGGIPPEIGNLTQLHALDLSSNYLSGEIPKAVGKLASMLKLDLHHNQLAGGIPQEFGVLMEFLDLSTNSLSGALPENLGDMKHLFHMNLSNNILSQRIPLQIGELTQLSELDLSQNFLTGEIPSEFQNLQSLWTLDLSQNNLSGLIPKALAEMPGLLHINLSFNNLEGPIPGGRAFVNLTLEEVKGNKGLCGNITGLQACESSRLIKKHVKDKRKEFVLIIVLPLLGSIILLGVLFGALRLCDRRKRNSRVEDMEVKKGSLFAICAYDGKVVYKEIVRSTEEFSETYCIGKGGCGSVYKAQLPSGEVVAVKRLHNIPNVAKDKSFLNEIRALTEIKHRNIVKLFGFCSNAQHSVLVYEYLERGSLANILSIEEEAKELDWQKRLNIVKGVAHALSYMHHDCSPPIVHRDISSNNILLDPECEAHISDFGTSKFLRRDSSNWSSLAGTYGYVAPEFAYTMKVNEKCDVYSFGVLAMEVIKGKHPGDLIANLLSSKLEEIELKDLLDQRLLYPNQEIEKNLISILKLARECLHVDPQCRPTMLILSRYYQQQMI; this is translated from the exons ATGGGTTCTTTCAAAATAATCACCATATTCTATCTGGTCGTCATAGTTTTCCCATCTTTTCACCCCAAATGTGGAGCTTCAGCTTCTGCTGAAGAGGCTGCTGCTCTTTTGAAATGGAAAGCCAGATTTTTGAACCAGAACAATAGCTTCCTAACCTCATGGAACCTTCAATCAGGCAATGCCAAGAATTCTTCCGTACTTCCTTGCACTTGGTCTGGTATTTCCTGCATTGATGGAAGTGTCAACAGGTTGAACCTCTCAGATTGGAGTATTAAAGGTAGCCTCTATGATTTCCCGTTCTCATCCCTCCCAAATCTTGAATATCTTGATCTCAGCTTTAACCAGATCTTTGGCAGTATACCAAAACAAATAGGTAACCTGTCGGAACTCATTTATCTTGATTTCTGGGCTAATGAGCTGTCAGGCAAAATCCCGCCTGAAATTTGCAACTTGAGAAACTTGACTCATTTAGGTTTTGCAAGTAATCAACTTTCAGGTCCCATTCCCGTGGTGATGGGGAATCTGATCTCACTTCAGTTTCTTCACCTGGAGCAAAATAATCTCACCGATGCAATCCCAAAGTCAATaggcaatttgaccaatttgattGAACTGTATCTTTATGAAAATCAATTTtcgagttcaatttccaaaGAAATTGGTGATTTAAAATTTCTTACCGATATGGAATTAGGTGAGAACCAACTCAACGGTTCCATTCCTAGTTCAATTGGTAACTTGAGTAACTTGGAAGCACTTGAACTCTACAACAATCAATTTTTCGGTTCAATTCCAGCTACTTTTGGTAACCTCAATAGGCTGGTGAATTTAGATCTCTCTTCCAATCAACTTTTAGGTTCAATTCCTGTTTCAATTGGAAACTTCAGCAATTTAAGAATACTGTTTCTTCGAGAAAACCAATTTTCTGGTACCATTCCACAAGAGCTTGGAAACCTGAATAAGTTGGTCGTATTGGAATTGGATCATAATCAGTTCTTTGGTCCATTGCCAAAACTACTATGTCAAAGTGGAATGCTCCAAAACATTACAGTATCCGGGAACATGCTTACAGGCCCAATCCCAAGAAGTTTGAAAAACTGCTCAAGCTTACTTAGGGCCCGTTTTGACGGTAACCGTTTCCAAGGAAACTTGTTAGAGATGTTTGGAATCTATCCATTCCTGGATTTCATAGATCTCAGCAACAACGAATTCTATGGAGAACTCTCTAGAAACTGGGGTAAatgcaaacttttgaaaaccctACTGGTTGCAGAGAACAACATCACAGGTGGTATACCTCCAGAAATTGGAAATTTAACTCAACTACATGCACTTGATCTTTCTTCAAATTATTTATCAGGGGAGATACCAAAGGCAGTTGGGAAGTTAGCTTCTATGCTAAAACTAGATTTACATCACAACCAACTTGCTGGTGGTATACCTCAGGAATTCGGAGTGTTAATGGAATTTCTAGACCTGTCCACAAACTCCTTGAGTGGAGCTCTACCTGAAAATTTGGGTGATATGAAGCACTTGTTTCACATGAACCTGAGCAACAACATTTTAAGTCAAAGGATTCCATTGCAGATTGGGGAGTTAACCCAACTTTCTGAACTGGATTTGAGTCAAAATTTCCTCACAGGAGAGATACCATCTGAGTTTCAAAATTTGCAGAGTTTGTGGACATTGGATCTCTCCCAGAATAACCTCTCTGGTTTGATCCCAAAGGCATTGGCAGAAATGCCTGGTTTATTGCACATTAATCTTTCTTTTAATAATTTGGAGGGTCCAATTCCGGGTGGTAGAGCCTTTGTGAATCTAACCTTAGAAGAAGTAAAGGGAAATAAAGGTTTGTGTGGCAATATTACAGGGTTACAAGCCTGTGAAAGTTCCCGGTTGATTAAAAAGCATGTCAAGGATAAAAGGAAGGAATTTGTTCTCATAATTGTATTACCTCTTCTGGGATCAATCATACTTCTTGGTGTATTGTTCGGTGCTCTCAGATTGTGTGATCGGAGAAAAAGAAATTCGAGAGTGGAAGATATGGAGGTGAAGAAGGGCAGTTTATTTGCCATATGTGCTTATGATGGCAAAGTagtgtataaggaaatcgtgaGGTCTACGGAAGAGTTCAGTGAAACGTATTGCATTGGGAAAGGAGGTTGTGGAAGTGTTTACAAAGCACAGCTTCCATCAGGCGAGGTAGTAGCTGTAAAGAGACTTCATAACATACCTAATGTGGCAAAGGATAAAAGTTTCTTGAATGAGATCAGGGCCTTGACAGAAATCAAGCATCGAAACATTGTGAAACTCTTTGGCTTCTGCTCAAATGCTCAGCATTCTGTTTTGGTTTATGAGTACCTCGAAAGAGGAAGCTTGGCCAATATCTTGAGCATAGAAGAAGAAGCTAAGGAACTAGACTGGCAAAAGAGGTTGAATATCGTCAAAGGCGTCGCTCATGCTTTATCTTACATGCATCATGATTGTTCACCACCAATTGTACACCGAGACATATCAAGCAACAACATTTTGCTTGATCCAGAATGCGAGGCTCATATTTCAGATTTTGGCACTTCCAAGTTCCTCAGAAGAGACTCATCTAATTGGAGTTCTCTTGCAGGCACATATGGATATGTTGCACCAG AATTTGCCTACACAATGAAAGTTAACGAGAAGTGTGATGTTTATAGCTTTGGGGTCCTGGCAATGGAAGTAATCAAAGGAAAGCATCCTGGTGACTTGATTGCTAATCTATTGTCTTCAAAGCTTGAAGAGATAGAGCTAAAAGACTTGTTAGACCAAAGACTTCTGTATCccaatcaagaaattgaaaagaaTCTGATATCCATTCTCAAACTAGCAAGAGAATGTCTACATGTTGATCCTCAATGTAGGCCAACAATGCTCATTCTTTCCAG GTACTATCAGCAGCAGATGATATGA
- the LOC113734688 gene encoding uncharacterized protein isoform X2 has translation MGSFKIITIFYLVVIVFPSFHPKCGASASAEEAAALLKWKARFLNQNNSFLTSWNLQSGNAKNSSVLPCTWSGISCIDGSVNRLNLSDWSIKGSLYDFPFSSLPNLEYLDLSFNQIFGSIPKQIGNLSELIYLDFWANELSGKIPPEICNLRNLTHLGFASNQLSGPIPVVMGNLISLQFLHLEQNNLTDAIPKSIGNLTNLIELYLYENQFSSSISKEIGDLKFLTDMELGENQLNGSIPSSIGNLSNLEALELYNNQFFGSIPATFGNLNRLVNLDLSSNQLLGSIPVSIGNFSNLRILFLRENQFSGTIPQELGNLNKLVVLELDHNQFFGPLPKLLCQSGMLQNITVSGNMLTGPIPRSLKNCSSLLRARFDGNRFQGNLLEMFGIYPFLDFIDLSNNEFYGELSRNWGKCKLLKTLLVAENNITGGIPPEIGNLTQLHALDLSSNYLSGEIPKAVGKLASMLKLDLHHNQLAGGIPQEFGVLMEFLDLSTNSLSGALPENLGDMKHLFHMNLSNNILSQRIPLQIGELTQLSELDLSQNFLTGEIPSEFQNLQSLWTLDLSQNNLSGLIPKALAEMPGLLHINLSFNNLEGPIPGGRAFVNLTLEEVKGNKGLCGNITGLQACESSRLIKKHVKDKRKEFVLIIVLPLLGSIILLGVLFGALRLCDRRKRNSRVEDMEVKKGSLFAICAYDGKVVYKEIVRSTEEFSETYCIGKGGCGSVYKAQLPSGEVVAVKRLHNIPNVAKDKSFLNEIRALTEIKHRNIVKLFGFCSNAQHSVLVYEYLERGSLANILSIEEEAKELDWQKRLNIVKGVAHALSYMHHDCSPPIVHRDISSNNILLDPECEAHISDFGTSKFLRRDSSNWSSLAGTYGYVAPEFAYTMKVNEKCDVYSFGVLAMEVIKGKHPGDLIANLLSSKLEEIELKDLLDQRLLYPNQEIEKNLISILKLARECLHVDPQCRPTMLILSRLISTC, from the exons ATGGGTTCTTTCAAAATAATCACCATATTCTATCTGGTCGTCATAGTTTTCCCATCTTTTCACCCCAAATGTGGAGCTTCAGCTTCTGCTGAAGAGGCTGCTGCTCTTTTGAAATGGAAAGCCAGATTTTTGAACCAGAACAATAGCTTCCTAACCTCATGGAACCTTCAATCAGGCAATGCCAAGAATTCTTCCGTACTTCCTTGCACTTGGTCTGGTATTTCCTGCATTGATGGAAGTGTCAACAGGTTGAACCTCTCAGATTGGAGTATTAAAGGTAGCCTCTATGATTTCCCGTTCTCATCCCTCCCAAATCTTGAATATCTTGATCTCAGCTTTAACCAGATCTTTGGCAGTATACCAAAACAAATAGGTAACCTGTCGGAACTCATTTATCTTGATTTCTGGGCTAATGAGCTGTCAGGCAAAATCCCGCCTGAAATTTGCAACTTGAGAAACTTGACTCATTTAGGTTTTGCAAGTAATCAACTTTCAGGTCCCATTCCCGTGGTGATGGGGAATCTGATCTCACTTCAGTTTCTTCACCTGGAGCAAAATAATCTCACCGATGCAATCCCAAAGTCAATaggcaatttgaccaatttgattGAACTGTATCTTTATGAAAATCAATTTtcgagttcaatttccaaaGAAATTGGTGATTTAAAATTTCTTACCGATATGGAATTAGGTGAGAACCAACTCAACGGTTCCATTCCTAGTTCAATTGGTAACTTGAGTAACTTGGAAGCACTTGAACTCTACAACAATCAATTTTTCGGTTCAATTCCAGCTACTTTTGGTAACCTCAATAGGCTGGTGAATTTAGATCTCTCTTCCAATCAACTTTTAGGTTCAATTCCTGTTTCAATTGGAAACTTCAGCAATTTAAGAATACTGTTTCTTCGAGAAAACCAATTTTCTGGTACCATTCCACAAGAGCTTGGAAACCTGAATAAGTTGGTCGTATTGGAATTGGATCATAATCAGTTCTTTGGTCCATTGCCAAAACTACTATGTCAAAGTGGAATGCTCCAAAACATTACAGTATCCGGGAACATGCTTACAGGCCCAATCCCAAGAAGTTTGAAAAACTGCTCAAGCTTACTTAGGGCCCGTTTTGACGGTAACCGTTTCCAAGGAAACTTGTTAGAGATGTTTGGAATCTATCCATTCCTGGATTTCATAGATCTCAGCAACAACGAATTCTATGGAGAACTCTCTAGAAACTGGGGTAAatgcaaacttttgaaaaccctACTGGTTGCAGAGAACAACATCACAGGTGGTATACCTCCAGAAATTGGAAATTTAACTCAACTACATGCACTTGATCTTTCTTCAAATTATTTATCAGGGGAGATACCAAAGGCAGTTGGGAAGTTAGCTTCTATGCTAAAACTAGATTTACATCACAACCAACTTGCTGGTGGTATACCTCAGGAATTCGGAGTGTTAATGGAATTTCTAGACCTGTCCACAAACTCCTTGAGTGGAGCTCTACCTGAAAATTTGGGTGATATGAAGCACTTGTTTCACATGAACCTGAGCAACAACATTTTAAGTCAAAGGATTCCATTGCAGATTGGGGAGTTAACCCAACTTTCTGAACTGGATTTGAGTCAAAATTTCCTCACAGGAGAGATACCATCTGAGTTTCAAAATTTGCAGAGTTTGTGGACATTGGATCTCTCCCAGAATAACCTCTCTGGTTTGATCCCAAAGGCATTGGCAGAAATGCCTGGTTTATTGCACATTAATCTTTCTTTTAATAATTTGGAGGGTCCAATTCCGGGTGGTAGAGCCTTTGTGAATCTAACCTTAGAAGAAGTAAAGGGAAATAAAGGTTTGTGTGGCAATATTACAGGGTTACAAGCCTGTGAAAGTTCCCGGTTGATTAAAAAGCATGTCAAGGATAAAAGGAAGGAATTTGTTCTCATAATTGTATTACCTCTTCTGGGATCAATCATACTTCTTGGTGTATTGTTCGGTGCTCTCAGATTGTGTGATCGGAGAAAAAGAAATTCGAGAGTGGAAGATATGGAGGTGAAGAAGGGCAGTTTATTTGCCATATGTGCTTATGATGGCAAAGTagtgtataaggaaatcgtgaGGTCTACGGAAGAGTTCAGTGAAACGTATTGCATTGGGAAAGGAGGTTGTGGAAGTGTTTACAAAGCACAGCTTCCATCAGGCGAGGTAGTAGCTGTAAAGAGACTTCATAACATACCTAATGTGGCAAAGGATAAAAGTTTCTTGAATGAGATCAGGGCCTTGACAGAAATCAAGCATCGAAACATTGTGAAACTCTTTGGCTTCTGCTCAAATGCTCAGCATTCTGTTTTGGTTTATGAGTACCTCGAAAGAGGAAGCTTGGCCAATATCTTGAGCATAGAAGAAGAAGCTAAGGAACTAGACTGGCAAAAGAGGTTGAATATCGTCAAAGGCGTCGCTCATGCTTTATCTTACATGCATCATGATTGTTCACCACCAATTGTACACCGAGACATATCAAGCAACAACATTTTGCTTGATCCAGAATGCGAGGCTCATATTTCAGATTTTGGCACTTCCAAGTTCCTCAGAAGAGACTCATCTAATTGGAGTTCTCTTGCAGGCACATATGGATATGTTGCACCAG AATTTGCCTACACAATGAAAGTTAACGAGAAGTGTGATGTTTATAGCTTTGGGGTCCTGGCAATGGAAGTAATCAAAGGAAAGCATCCTGGTGACTTGATTGCTAATCTATTGTCTTCAAAGCTTGAAGAGATAGAGCTAAAAGACTTGTTAGACCAAAGACTTCTGTATCccaatcaagaaattgaaaagaaTCTGATATCCATTCTCAAACTAGCAAGAGAATGTCTACATGTTGATCCTCAATGTAGGCCAACAATGCTCATTCTTTCCAGGTTGATATCTACATGTTGA